The Salinibaculum sp. SYNS191 genome has a window encoding:
- a CDS encoding peroxiredoxin family protein: MIEDGDEAPEFTLPAVADGEFGEVSLADYLGDDIVVLAFYPADFNPCCDGETTDLDQLDLFTMQKDVSIVGISGDSVYSHREFAEAYDLRIPLLSDVDGAVAADYGVAVDPDSGYQCNRAVVVVDPEGTVQYAWQTEKLRELPPTDAVRRAVDDIGGAGIAEARYRVGHAHYVEGRRAFTSAMDEFGDREWMMAQNDFSRAREEFDEAADQFDTAVRFGEGDDTVPYFERAKEKSRALSRAAEWLAGSASAYASGEGADAMDLRDDAERPLETARDIREPPDPDDFPPGDDPAETDDDEATTLLPDEEEPTASLDADIDDGPDATEDGVERGPADATEPKGTPDQAAAASDGAADDVESEGDTIDDAELAEIAAEVEAQTEQGQPAAKATSGGAGPDSPSQSGTAEEDGEETDDEELSVDGTLDLADPTEGAESTDEDEDESAADETTDESTGVEEDGSHGVPDSL, from the coding sequence ATGATTGAGGACGGTGACGAGGCCCCCGAGTTCACGCTGCCCGCCGTCGCGGACGGCGAGTTCGGCGAGGTTTCCCTCGCGGACTACCTCGGGGACGACATCGTCGTGCTGGCCTTCTACCCCGCGGATTTCAATCCCTGCTGCGACGGCGAGACGACCGACCTCGACCAACTCGACCTCTTCACGATGCAGAAGGACGTCTCCATCGTCGGCATCTCCGGCGACAGCGTCTACAGCCACCGGGAGTTCGCCGAGGCGTACGACCTCCGGATTCCGCTGCTCTCGGACGTCGACGGGGCGGTGGCCGCCGACTACGGCGTGGCCGTCGACCCCGACAGCGGCTACCAGTGCAACCGCGCCGTGGTCGTCGTCGACCCCGAGGGGACGGTCCAGTACGCCTGGCAGACCGAGAAACTCCGCGAACTTCCGCCGACAGACGCCGTCCGGCGTGCGGTCGACGACATCGGCGGGGCCGGCATCGCCGAGGCGCGCTACCGCGTCGGCCACGCACACTACGTCGAGGGGCGGCGCGCGTTCACCAGCGCGATGGACGAGTTCGGCGACCGGGAGTGGATGATGGCCCAGAACGACTTCTCGCGCGCCCGCGAGGAGTTCGACGAGGCGGCCGACCAGTTCGACACGGCCGTCCGCTTCGGCGAGGGCGACGACACGGTGCCGTACTTCGAGCGCGCAAAGGAGAAGTCCCGGGCGCTGTCCCGGGCCGCGGAGTGGCTCGCCGGGTCCGCCAGCGCCTACGCCAGCGGCGAGGGAGCCGACGCCATGGACCTGCGCGATGACGCCGAACGGCCGCTGGAGACCGCTCGTGACATCCGCGAGCCGCCGGACCCCGACGACTTCCCGCCCGGGGACGACCCGGCCGAGACCGACGACGACGAGGCCACCACGCTCCTCCCGGACGAGGAGGAACCCACGGCCAGCCTGGACGCGGACATCGACGACGGGCCGGACGCGACAGAGGACGGCGTGGAGAGAGGCCCAGCCGACGCGACGGAGCCGAAAGGGACACCCGACCAGGCGGCGGCCGCCAGCGACGGAGCCGCGGACGACGTGGAGAGCGAGGGCGACACGATAGACGACGCCGAACTGGCGGAGATAGCCGCCGAAGTCGAGGCCCAGACCGAGCAGGGCCAACCCGCGGCCAAGGCCACGTCGGGGGGCGCCGGTCCCGACAGCCCGTCGCAGTCCGGGACCGCCGAGGAGGACGGCGAGGAGACCGACGACGAGGAACTGTCGGTCGACGGGACGCTGGACCTCGCGGACCCGACCGAGGGAGCGGAGAGCACGGACGAAGACGAAGACGAGAGCGCGGCGGACGAAACGACAGACGAGAGCACCGGTGTCGAGGAGGACGGGAGCCACGGGGTCCCCGACTCACTGTGA
- a CDS encoding substrate-binding domain-containing protein — MSGDSTTASTRDSQGSRAGRSRRVPGGRTRRSFLKTGAAVTVASLAGCSGSDGNDGGATPTDSGGGEPSKPWTTDELADQIAGDETITIYAGTGDDTQWKDLVNVVNDEFGTNLKASVVAGSGGEVSQRFVQERQAGNDKVDILSNVSDVQDEIKIAGNDEGTEKAREVASNYFEMGVDENFWFADVLDDWHLLPFMVPAFNGGTNITLPYNEDLFEEQGLDVPETYNDFLDPQYEGMTMLVPGYIVATYAGWIVKRHAKETDMSKMEWVEALRNNLNFRGASSYTAATRQVANGEAPTMLFSFPNTVQSIITQSDALRGTFPGGGFWPASAGPLFINKEAPNPWVARFFTSAVLEAPVQKRILTDVYTQVPVRLDLDYSDVETNPYNRSRIETDGQQVGFYETAAYAKTGQKARSEGKFSVE; from the coding sequence ATGTCAGGCGATTCGACGACAGCCTCGACGCGGGACAGCCAGGGGAGCCGTGCCGGTAGGTCGCGGCGGGTACCGGGCGGTCGGACGCGCCGGTCGTTCCTCAAGACGGGGGCGGCGGTGACCGTCGCCTCGCTGGCCGGGTGCTCCGGGTCGGACGGGAACGATGGCGGCGCGACGCCGACGGACAGCGGTGGCGGCGAACCGTCCAAGCCGTGGACCACCGACGAACTGGCCGACCAGATAGCCGGCGACGAGACGATAACCATCTACGCGGGGACCGGCGACGACACGCAGTGGAAGGACCTCGTGAACGTCGTCAACGACGAGTTCGGGACGAATCTGAAAGCCAGCGTCGTCGCGGGGTCCGGCGGTGAGGTCTCCCAGCGGTTCGTTCAGGAGCGCCAGGCCGGCAACGACAAGGTGGACATCCTCAGCAACGTCAGCGACGTCCAGGACGAAATCAAAATCGCCGGCAACGACGAGGGCACGGAGAAGGCACGGGAGGTCGCGAGCAACTACTTCGAGATGGGCGTCGACGAGAACTTCTGGTTCGCAGACGTCCTCGACGACTGGCACCTGCTGCCGTTCATGGTGCCCGCGTTCAACGGCGGAACCAACATCACCCTCCCCTACAACGAGGACCTGTTCGAGGAACAGGGACTGGACGTGCCGGAGACGTACAACGACTTCCTCGACCCGCAGTACGAGGGCATGACGATGCTGGTGCCGGGCTATATCGTCGCCACCTACGCCGGATGGATAGTCAAGCGCCACGCGAAGGAGACGGACATGAGCAAGATGGAGTGGGTCGAGGCCCTGCGGAACAACCTGAACTTCCGGGGTGCCAGTTCCTACACCGCCGCGACGCGGCAGGTGGCAAACGGCGAGGCGCCGACGATGCTCTTTAGCTTCCCGAACACCGTCCAGTCGATAATCACCCAGTCCGACGCGCTCCGGGGGACCTTCCCCGGCGGCGGCTTCTGGCCCGCCTCCGCCGGCCCGCTCTTTATCAACAAGGAGGCCCCGAACCCGTGGGTGGCGCGCTTTTTCACCAGCGCGGTGCTCGAAGCGCCCGTCCAGAAGCGCATCCTGACGGACGTCTACACGCAGGTGCCGGTTCGGCTCGACCTCGACTACTCCGACGTCGAGACCAACCCCTACAACCGGAGCCGCATCGAGACGGACGGCCAGCAGGTCGGGTTCTACGAGACCGCCGCCTACGCCAAGACCGGCCAGAAGGCCCGGAGCGAGGGCAAGTTCAGCGTCGAGTAG
- a CDS encoding DUF47 family protein, whose translation MPTVTDAFGDEVLARTETYLDQVRAATAHLPDAVDAYGTDRDAFEAAVDRLSTQESECDATLRELRTLVGESLPPNYTDVYLRADDVMRLYDCVDAVPNHAESFVRELAAMRPDLPERVHEALAEMASLATEATVVLTDVTEAYVESLLAAGEPVRVVDSVDTLATMEGDCDAHKYDALTAAFGACSTADALVVRELLLALDDAVDAIEDAGDHLLSMSSTTL comes from the coding sequence ATGCCGACGGTCACCGACGCCTTCGGGGACGAAGTGCTCGCACGAACGGAGACGTACCTCGACCAGGTCCGGGCCGCCACCGCGCACCTGCCGGACGCCGTCGACGCCTACGGGACCGACCGGGACGCCTTCGAGGCTGCCGTCGACCGCCTGAGTACGCAGGAGTCGGAGTGCGACGCGACGCTGCGGGAACTCCGGACGCTCGTCGGCGAGTCGCTCCCGCCGAACTACACCGACGTCTACCTCCGCGCCGACGACGTCATGCGGCTGTACGACTGCGTCGACGCCGTCCCGAACCACGCGGAGTCGTTCGTGCGCGAACTCGCCGCCATGCGCCCCGACCTGCCAGAACGGGTCCACGAGGCACTCGCCGAGATGGCGTCGCTGGCGACCGAGGCGACCGTCGTCCTCACCGACGTGACCGAAGCCTACGTCGAGAGCCTCCTCGCGGCGGGCGAACCCGTCCGGGTGGTCGACAGCGTGGACACGCTCGCGACGATGGAGGGCGACTGTGACGCCCACAAGTACGACGCGCTGACGGCGGCCTTCGGGGCGTGTTCGACGGCGGACGCGCTCGTCGTCCGGGAACTGCTGCTCGCGCTGGACGACGCCGTCGACGCTATCGAGGACGCCGGCGACCACCTGCTGTCGATGAGTTCGACGACGCTGTAG
- a CDS encoding MBL fold metallo-hydrolase has product MDVYNVTADADVFTCNAYLALGTEPTLVDAGAMDGVVDTIREHTDDLSKVVVTHQHSDHVAQLDAVVEAFDADCYAYADHPVRTHELADGDTVTVGSEACDVVYTPGHGDDHVSLVSESSLFSGDVVVHNDGAFDYGSFGRTDFPGESHDGMSRERLIESIRTLLERMPDSVEYMYSGHGDTFHGDVRDVVETALSRAEKREPKYPEG; this is encoded by the coding sequence ATGGACGTCTACAACGTCACGGCGGACGCGGACGTGTTCACCTGCAACGCCTACCTCGCGCTGGGGACAGAGCCGACGCTGGTCGACGCCGGCGCGATGGACGGCGTCGTCGACACGATACGGGAACACACAGACGACCTTTCGAAGGTGGTGGTGACCCACCAGCACAGCGACCACGTCGCGCAACTGGATGCCGTCGTCGAGGCCTTCGACGCGGACTGTTACGCCTACGCCGACCACCCCGTGCGGACGCACGAACTCGCGGACGGGGACACCGTGACGGTCGGTTCGGAGGCGTGTGACGTCGTGTACACGCCAGGCCACGGCGACGACCACGTCTCGCTCGTGAGCGAGTCGTCGCTGTTCTCCGGGGACGTGGTGGTCCACAACGACGGCGCGTTCGACTACGGGAGTTTCGGTCGGACGGACTTCCCGGGGGAGAGCCACGACGGGATGAGCCGCGAGCGACTCATCGAGTCGATTCGGACGCTACTGGAGCGGATGCCCGACAGCGTCGAGTACATGTACTCCGGTCACGGCGACACGTTCCACGGCGACGTGCGCGACGTGGTGGAGACGGCCCTCTCACGGGCAGAGAAACGCGAACCGAAGTACCCGGAGGGGTGA
- a CDS encoding DUF367 family protein, which produces MELHVRYEGDDDPKKCTARKLDRLGHATLHRSARATPPGIVLNPFAEQALSPADAESGPDRLVALDCSWETAEREAFDLDGPQRSLPFLVAANPVNYGTAFQLNTVEAFAGALAILGEREQAADILSTFSWGPTFLDLNEEPLRRYADCADSTDVVAVQDDYLADE; this is translated from the coding sequence GTGGAACTCCACGTCCGCTACGAGGGCGACGACGACCCGAAGAAGTGCACGGCCCGCAAGCTCGACCGGCTGGGCCACGCGACGCTGCACCGGTCGGCCCGGGCGACGCCGCCGGGCATCGTCCTCAACCCCTTCGCCGAGCAGGCGCTCTCGCCCGCGGACGCCGAGTCCGGTCCGGACCGGCTCGTGGCGCTGGACTGCTCGTGGGAGACCGCCGAGCGGGAGGCCTTCGACCTCGACGGTCCCCAGCGCTCGCTGCCCTTCCTGGTCGCGGCCAATCCCGTCAACTACGGGACTGCCTTCCAGTTGAACACCGTGGAGGCATTCGCCGGCGCGCTCGCGATTCTCGGCGAGCGCGAGCAGGCCGCGGACATCCTCTCGACGTTCTCGTGGGGGCCGACCTTTCTCGACCTGAACGAGGAACCGCTCCGGCGGTACGCCGACTGTGCGGACTCGACGGACGTCGTCGCCGTCCAGGACGACTACCTCGCCGACGAGTAG
- a CDS encoding nuclear transport factor 2 family protein, translated as MSEDPTHAPADTARAYYRALDTDDYDLLAGLLTPGFVHERPDMTLEGSDRFVQFMRDERPMNDTTHPVDGVYEQVDGEGVVVRGRLLAADGTTIARFADVFSFEGEKIARIRTFTA; from the coding sequence ATGAGCGAGGACCCGACCCACGCGCCGGCGGACACCGCCCGGGCGTACTACCGCGCGCTCGACACCGACGACTACGACCTGCTCGCGGGGCTGTTGACCCCCGGCTTCGTCCACGAGCGGCCCGATATGACTCTCGAAGGCAGCGACCGGTTCGTACAGTTCATGCGCGACGAGCGCCCGATGAACGACACCACCCACCCCGTCGACGGCGTCTACGAACAGGTCGACGGCGAGGGCGTCGTCGTCCGCGGCCGCCTGCTCGCTGCGGACGGAACGACGATTGCGCGGTTCGCGGACGTCTTTTCCTTCGAAGGTGAGAAGATAGCGCGAATCCGGACGTTCACCGCCTGA
- a CDS encoding Hsp20/alpha crystallin family protein — MAFRNDPFEQMNRLFEQMRWSMLDETPAFGSTSRPRTEDWRTDTNLSVEPTDDGYVVMADLPGFEKDDLTISFEDGSLTVRGESDVSEETSHGTRRHSRHVHERVHIDGDVVTDDITATYHNGVLEVVVPTEEEPADDTHVIDIE; from the coding sequence ATGGCTTTCAGAAACGACCCGTTCGAGCAGATGAATCGCCTCTTCGAACAGATGCGCTGGTCCATGCTGGACGAGACGCCGGCGTTCGGTTCCACATCCCGACCCCGGACCGAGGACTGGCGGACCGACACGAACCTCTCCGTCGAGCCGACCGACGACGGCTACGTCGTGATGGCCGACCTCCCCGGCTTCGAGAAGGACGACCTCACCATCAGCTTCGAGGACGGTTCCCTCACCGTCCGCGGCGAGAGCGACGTCTCCGAAGAGACCAGCCACGGCACCCGCCGTCACAGCCGACACGTCCACGAGCGCGTCCACATCGACGGCGACGTGGTGACCGACGACATCACGGCGACCTACCACAACGGCGTCCTCGAAGTCGTCGTCCCGACGGAGGAAGAACCCGCGGACGACACCCACGTCATCGACATCGAGTAG
- the serS gene encoding serine--tRNA ligase, which produces MLSRQFVREHTDEVRDALALRGTEDVDLDAILAVDEEWRELKARGDDLRHQRNEVSSEIGELKQAGDEEAAQEAIERSQELKAELQEVEDRADELEAELEAHLLELPNVPQDDVPPGEDEWDNEEVRRVGFDSLRELPDAVTPHYDLGEDLEILDFERGAKVAGGGFYFLKGDGARLEHALIQFMRDVHREQGYSEVFPPIPVNSVSMRGTGQLPKFNEDAYRVGGDEHDDYDDDDLWLCPTAEVPVTNMYADDMLLSDDLPIKHQAYTPNFRREAGEHGTETRGMVRVHQFNKVELVNFVEPADSDDRLDALVDEAEEVLRRLDLPYRVVKLCGGDLTFASAKTFDIEVWAPGDDMDYGPDEGGRWLEVSSASNFEDFQARRAGLRYRPERHESAEYVHTLNASGLALPRVMVAVLEYYQNDDGTVTVPEALRPYLDGQAVIEGHEPIGEAAVGAGERE; this is translated from the coding sequence ATGTTATCGAGGCAGTTCGTCCGCGAACACACCGACGAGGTCCGGGACGCCCTCGCCCTCCGTGGCACCGAGGACGTCGACCTCGACGCCATCCTCGCGGTCGACGAGGAGTGGCGCGAACTGAAAGCCCGCGGCGACGACCTGCGCCACCAGCGCAACGAGGTCAGCAGCGAGATCGGCGAACTCAAACAGGCGGGCGACGAGGAGGCGGCCCAGGAGGCCATCGAGCGCTCCCAGGAACTCAAGGCCGAACTCCAGGAGGTCGAGGACCGCGCCGACGAACTGGAGGCCGAACTGGAGGCCCACCTGCTCGAACTGCCCAACGTCCCGCAGGACGACGTTCCGCCCGGCGAGGACGAGTGGGACAACGAGGAGGTCCGACGCGTGGGCTTCGATTCCCTCCGCGAACTGCCCGACGCGGTCACCCCGCACTACGACCTCGGGGAAGACCTGGAGATACTCGACTTCGAGCGCGGCGCGAAGGTCGCCGGCGGCGGCTTCTACTTCCTGAAGGGCGACGGCGCGCGCCTGGAGCACGCGCTCATCCAGTTCATGCGCGACGTCCACCGCGAGCAGGGCTACAGTGAGGTGTTCCCGCCGATTCCCGTCAACTCGGTCTCGATGCGGGGCACCGGACAGCTTCCGAAGTTCAACGAGGACGCCTACCGCGTCGGCGGCGACGAACACGACGACTACGACGACGACGACCTCTGGCTCTGTCCCACCGCCGAGGTGCCGGTCACCAACATGTACGCCGACGACATGCTGCTGTCCGACGACCTGCCCATCAAGCACCAGGCCTACACCCCCAACTTCCGCCGCGAGGCCGGCGAACACGGCACCGAGACCCGCGGGATGGTCCGCGTCCACCAGTTCAACAAGGTCGAACTGGTCAACTTCGTCGAACCGGCCGACAGCGACGACCGCCTGGACGCGCTCGTCGACGAGGCCGAGGAAGTCCTCCGGCGACTCGACCTGCCCTACCGCGTCGTGAAGCTCTGTGGCGGCGACCTCACCTTCGCCTCCGCGAAGACCTTCGACATCGAGGTCTGGGCTCCCGGCGACGACATGGACTACGGCCCCGACGAGGGCGGCCGGTGGCTGGAAGTCTCCAGCGCGTCGAACTTCGAGGACTTCCAGGCCCGCCGCGCCGGCCTGCGCTACCGGCCCGAGCGCCACGAATCCGCCGAGTACGTCCACACGCTCAACGCCTCCGGGCTGGCGCTGCCCCGCGTGATGGTCGCCGTCCTGGAGTACTACCAGAACGACGACGGCACCGTCACCGTCCCGGAGGCACTGCGCCCCTACCTCGACGGCCAGGCGGTCATCGAGGGCCACGAACCCATCGGCGAGGCGGCGGTCGGCGCGGGCGAACGCGAGTAG
- a CDS encoding cation:proton antiporter: protein MAASELIVLVAGIIALGVVAQVLASRTGIPSIIFYIVAGIALGPEGVGFVTPEAFGDALPAIVGLAVAIIVFEGAFHLEINRLREAPAATVRLITVGAVIALVGTAVAVRFALETGWPLAFLVGALLVATGPTVITPILNVVPVRDRVAAALETEGIVNDVSAAILAVVVFEVLNPKSATTGLVEDFTARLGTGVLVGIVVAAGVYYMLLYIDLSPGDAPRNARLLVLAGALMAFAVANAQRSEAGVAAVATAGLLLGNADIPYEEEITDFKGDITLLVLSFVFIALAALLDFDVLLGIGVPGLVVVAAVALVIRPLLVFVSTVGGRFTARERVFMSFVGPRGIIPASVATLFAVDLREQATEFRTTAAELTGRSVTSLEGVDPATLGTPDAVDALTQAQTLTSQADILVGTVFLVILVTVVFEGGFARYIAEYLDVIPMRVIIVGGGKTGRALAERLADRGENVVIVEEDEEVVEETRNAGFTVEWGDGTDTDILRSAGAENAKIIVAATGDDDANLLVSQLADSKFDIEKVIARANNPDNVEAFEDLGVNTIDSGMATAWAIDNQIERPALARWMTGVGRTGDVQEVEVTNEAVVGKSIREVGPTLPDACLIALVSKDGDTQVPTADYVIERGDKLTLLGQRDPVRKGMQMCQS from the coding sequence GTGGCGGCCAGCGAATTAATCGTCCTGGTCGCGGGCATCATCGCCCTGGGCGTGGTTGCGCAGGTGCTCGCCAGCCGAACCGGCATCCCGAGCATCATCTTCTACATCGTCGCCGGCATCGCGCTCGGCCCGGAGGGGGTGGGCTTCGTCACGCCGGAGGCCTTCGGCGACGCGCTGCCGGCCATCGTCGGCCTGGCCGTCGCCATCATCGTCTTCGAGGGTGCGTTCCACCTCGAAATCAACCGCCTGCGCGAAGCGCCCGCTGCGACCGTCCGGCTCATCACCGTCGGCGCGGTCATCGCGCTCGTCGGCACCGCCGTCGCCGTGCGCTTCGCGCTCGAGACCGGATGGCCGCTTGCCTTCCTCGTCGGCGCGCTGCTGGTCGCCACCGGACCGACGGTCATCACCCCGATTCTCAACGTCGTGCCGGTCCGGGACCGCGTCGCGGCGGCCCTGGAGACCGAGGGTATCGTCAACGACGTGAGCGCGGCCATCCTCGCCGTCGTCGTCTTCGAGGTCCTCAACCCCAAGAGCGCGACGACGGGGCTGGTCGAGGACTTCACCGCCCGCCTCGGGACGGGCGTGCTGGTCGGCATCGTCGTCGCCGCCGGCGTCTACTACATGCTGCTGTACATCGACCTCTCGCCGGGTGACGCGCCGCGCAACGCCCGCCTGCTCGTGCTCGCGGGTGCGCTGATGGCCTTCGCGGTGGCGAACGCACAGCGCAGCGAGGCGGGCGTCGCCGCCGTCGCGACCGCCGGCCTCCTGCTGGGCAACGCCGACATCCCCTACGAGGAGGAGATTACCGACTTCAAGGGCGACATCACGCTGCTGGTGCTCTCCTTCGTCTTCATCGCGCTGGCCGCGCTGCTGGATTTCGACGTGTTGCTCGGCATCGGCGTGCCCGGACTGGTCGTCGTCGCCGCCGTCGCGCTCGTCATCCGGCCGCTGCTCGTGTTCGTCTCGACGGTCGGCGGCCGCTTCACCGCCCGCGAGCGGGTGTTCATGAGCTTCGTCGGCCCCCGCGGCATCATCCCGGCGTCGGTCGCAACCCTGTTCGCGGTCGACCTCCGCGAGCAGGCGACGGAGTTCCGGACGACCGCCGCGGAACTGACCGGACGCAGCGTCACCAGTCTGGAGGGCGTCGACCCGGCGACGCTGGGCACCCCCGACGCAGTCGACGCCCTCACACAGGCACAGACGCTGACCAGCCAGGCCGACATTCTCGTCGGCACGGTCTTTCTCGTGATTCTCGTGACAGTCGTCTTCGAGGGCGGCTTCGCGCGCTACATCGCCGAATACCTGGACGTGATACCAATGCGAGTCATCATCGTTGGAGGCGGGAAGACGGGCCGTGCGCTCGCCGAACGCCTCGCAGACCGAGGAGAGAACGTCGTCATCGTCGAAGAGGACGAAGAAGTGGTAGAGGAGACCCGCAACGCCGGCTTCACCGTCGAGTGGGGTGACGGGACCGACACCGACATCCTGCGCTCGGCCGGCGCGGAGAACGCGAAAATCATCGTCGCCGCGACCGGCGACGACGACGCGAACCTGCTCGTGTCGCAACTGGCGGACTCGAAGTTCGACATCGAGAAGGTCATCGCGCGCGCGAACAACCCCGACAACGTCGAGGCCTTCGAGGACCTCGGCGTCAACACTATCGACTCGGGGATGGCGACGGCGTGGGCCATCGACAACCAGATAGAGCGGCCCGCGCTGGCGCGGTGGATGACCGGCGTCGGCCGCACCGGCGACGTCCAGGAGGTCGAAGTCACCAACGAAGCGGTCGTCGGCAAGTCCATCCGCGAGGTCGGGCCGACGCTGCCCGACGCCTGCCTCATCGCGCTGGTGAGCAAGGACGGCGACACGCAGGTGCCGACCGCCGACTACGTCATAGAACGCGGCGACAAACTGACCCTGCTGGGCCAGCGCGACCCCGTCCGGAAGGGGATGCAGATGTGCCAGTCCTGA
- a CDS encoding DUF7522 family protein, giving the protein MHMTPFETDVSAEMADQLVSAARTALGDELRGVVYFTPATFDVLYVRQDLYDADEDAREAKAQLVDLETVGFAEGPVRDALADTEPAPIGPYQFTVRFHRDGFVTRIIQGAAGVILTTDSMDVTAFEEAATSIRTLLTE; this is encoded by the coding sequence ATGCACATGACACCATTCGAGACAGACGTCAGCGCGGAGATGGCCGACCAGCTCGTCTCGGCGGCCCGGACCGCCCTGGGTGACGAACTCCGGGGCGTCGTGTACTTCACCCCCGCTACCTTCGACGTGCTGTACGTCCGCCAGGACCTCTACGACGCCGACGAGGACGCACGGGAGGCGAAGGCACAGCTGGTCGACCTGGAGACCGTCGGGTTCGCGGAGGGACCGGTCCGTGACGCCCTGGCCGACACCGAACCGGCTCCCATCGGGCCCTACCAGTTCACCGTCCGCTTCCACCGGGACGGCTTCGTCACCCGGATCATCCAGGGCGCGGCCGGCGTCATCCTGACGACCGACAGTATGGACGTGACCGCCTTCGAGGAGGCCGCGACCAGCATCCGGACGCTCCTGACAGAGTGA
- a CDS encoding 50S ribosomal protein L40e: MARFEKAEARIFTKQICMRCNARNAQRATQCRKCGYGKLRPKARETRST, encoded by the coding sequence ATGGCTCGATTCGAGAAGGCAGAAGCGCGCATCTTCACGAAGCAGATTTGCATGCGCTGTAACGCCCGCAACGCGCAGCGAGCGACCCAGTGTCGCAAGTGCGGCTACGGCAAACTCCGCCCGAAGGCACGCGAGACCCGGAGCACGTAG
- a CDS encoding PaaI family thioesterase, with translation MDLVALFNEMPFHRLLGIELTFAENGVATGELTHSEELLSNPHGDVVHGGATYALADAIGSASVISLSHAVSPTVDMRMDYLAPVTTDLTAEAEVVRFGESLAMTRVEMYDADDRHVATAHGTYKTGGQGEETPWSDAATVTPDDGGQ, from the coding sequence ATGGACCTCGTCGCGCTGTTCAACGAGATGCCCTTCCACAGGTTGCTGGGAATCGAACTCACGTTCGCGGAGAACGGCGTCGCGACCGGCGAGTTGACCCACAGCGAGGAACTGCTCTCGAACCCCCACGGCGACGTCGTCCACGGCGGCGCGACCTACGCGCTCGCCGACGCAATCGGGAGCGCGTCGGTCATCTCGCTGTCCCACGCGGTCTCGCCGACGGTCGACATGCGCATGGACTACCTCGCGCCGGTGACGACGGACCTCACCGCCGAGGCAGAGGTGGTCAGATTCGGCGAGAGCCTCGCGATGACCCGCGTCGAGATGTACGACGCCGACGACAGACACGTCGCTACCGCACACGGGACCTACAAAACGGGCGGGCAGGGCGAGGAGACGCCGTGGTCGGACGCGGCCACCGTCACGCCGGACGACGGCGGGCAGTGA
- a CDS encoding MBL fold metallo-hydrolase, which produces MALGDLYEATAGETTDLYYVDTGMYDTAEYGSVYILDAERPALVDTGIGTNYEAILDAMDQVGIAPEDLEVIAPTHVHLDHAGGAGYLAAECPNADVYVYELGARHLVDPERLWEGTKAAVEDQIAYYAEPKPVPEERIVELTDGDTIDLGDHSLDVHHAPGHAPHQVVFHDPANDGVFTADAAGILTPGLDGPRQTSPPPTFDLDQVLADVEMLRDLDPAALYYGHFGDSPTADNLDAYAEVTREWVADVEAARERLADDEAVIEHFVERTEAVDAWGEEKGRAEERMNVRGILTYLDNRED; this is translated from the coding sequence ATGGCACTCGGCGACCTCTACGAGGCGACGGCTGGCGAGACGACGGACCTCTACTACGTCGACACGGGGATGTACGACACCGCGGAGTACGGTTCCGTCTACATCCTCGACGCGGAGCGGCCCGCGCTCGTCGACACCGGCATCGGGACGAACTACGAGGCGATTCTCGACGCGATGGACCAGGTCGGCATCGCGCCCGAGGACCTGGAAGTCATCGCACCCACCCACGTCCACCTCGACCACGCCGGCGGCGCGGGCTATCTCGCCGCCGAATGTCCCAACGCGGATGTCTACGTCTACGAACTCGGGGCGCGCCACCTCGTCGACCCCGAACGGCTCTGGGAGGGGACCAAGGCCGCCGTCGAGGACCAGATTGCATACTACGCCGAACCGAAACCGGTCCCCGAGGAGCGAATCGTGGAGCTGACCGACGGCGACACGATAGACCTCGGCGACCACAGCCTGGACGTCCACCACGCGCCCGGTCACGCCCCTCACCAGGTCGTCTTTCACGACCCCGCGAACGACGGCGTGTTCACCGCCGACGCCGCCGGCATCCTGACGCCCGGGCTTGACGGCCCGCGCCAGACCAGTCCGCCGCCGACGTTCGACCTGGACCAGGTGCTCGCCGACGTCGAGATGCTCCGCGACCTCGACCCCGCGGCGCTGTACTACGGCCACTTCGGCGACTCGCCGACCGCCGACAACCTCGACGCATACGCCGAGGTCACGCGGGAGTGGGTCGCCGACGTGGAGGCCGCACGCGAGCGCCTGGCCGACGACGAGGCGGTCATCGAGCACTTCGTCGAGCGGACAGAGGCCGTCGACGCCTGGGGCGAGGAGAAGGGCCGCGCCGAGGAGCGGATGAACGTCCGGGGAATCCTCACCTACCTCGACAACCGCGAGGACTGA